One genomic segment of Gemmatimonas aurantiaca includes these proteins:
- a CDS encoding ABC transporter permease, whose protein sequence is MSAPDRRVWAGGATLMLLVLCALLVPWMASSESRDIGDVLATRLVAPFSRDALGTWHLLGTDAFGRDLFVRLWVGARISLLVAVAGSALSGAIGIAAGALAGWAEGWPDRIITALGDALLAIPRLVLLLVIAALWGPGLWVVIVVLGLTGWMAVMRLVRAEVLQVRLQSYVEGADALGVPAPRVLWRHVLPNALGSATVAMTLGVGNAIVLESGLSFLGLGVQPPTASWGNMIAGGREWLLTAPWIALAPGVLLIVTVVACTMLGEALRNRRIYHKNGRA, encoded by the coding sequence ATGAGCGCTCCCGATCGTCGCGTGTGGGCCGGTGGTGCGACGCTGATGCTGCTGGTGCTCTGCGCGCTGCTGGTGCCGTGGATGGCCTCATCCGAATCGCGGGATATCGGCGACGTGCTCGCGACGCGGCTGGTCGCGCCCTTCTCACGGGACGCCCTGGGCACCTGGCATCTGCTCGGCACCGATGCCTTCGGACGTGATCTCTTCGTGCGATTGTGGGTGGGCGCGCGCATCTCGCTGCTGGTGGCCGTGGCCGGATCGGCATTGTCGGGCGCCATCGGCATCGCGGCCGGCGCACTGGCCGGCTGGGCGGAGGGATGGCCCGACCGCATCATCACCGCGTTGGGGGATGCATTGCTGGCCATTCCCCGTCTGGTGCTGCTGCTGGTGATCGCCGCGCTCTGGGGACCGGGGCTCTGGGTGGTGATCGTCGTGCTGGGTCTCACCGGTTGGATGGCGGTGATGCGCCTCGTGCGCGCCGAGGTGCTGCAGGTGCGGTTGCAATCGTATGTGGAAGGCGCCGATGCCCTGGGTGTGCCGGCCCCCCGTGTGTTGTGGCGTCATGTGCTGCCGAATGCGCTGGGCAGTGCGACCGTGGCCATGACCCTCGGCGTGGGCAATGCCATCGTGCTCGAGAGTGGGTTGTCGTTTCTCGGTCTCGGTGTGCAGCCGCCCACCGCGAGTTGGGGCAACATGATCGCCGGTGGACGGGAATGGCTGCTCACCGCACCCTGGATCGCGCTGGCGCCCGGTGTGTTGCTCATCGTGACCGTGGTGGCGTGCACGATGCTGGGGGAAGCCCTCAGGAACAGGCGGATATACCATAAAAACGGTCGAGCTTGA
- a CDS encoding glycoside hydrolase family 38 C-terminal domain-containing protein, with amino-acid sequence MSHSTPLVVCVVSHTHWDREWYHPLPRFRQRLVALIDALLADDGGGPFLLDGQAITLLDYLTVRPERFERLAAALRDGCLEAGPWFVLADNLIPGGEAIVRNLEAGRRVLGRFGARAPQVAYCPDTFGHPAALPQIAAGFGLPVAVVWRGAGGASLPPTDAFEWRGPDGASVFVHHLPPDGYEFGSALPVEAMAAAERWGRLQDLFAQRNRTGVVLLLNGADHHARQPDLAVALAALRRAAGAAESAGVMETATAAVTTLQSTTLQTWADRFHEAAARCAQAGVLPRVAGELRDSYGYTWTLGGTLATRAHQKRHNARLERGLLRDVEPWLALAVLHDRLGAHRAVSPSARLTMAQLPALLDTAWESLLAMHPHDTLCGCSVDAVARAMDVAQEGVAEQGRGLREAALQLALEHDVVDARSRALTPGEAPVVIRNRAARARGGLTHLTLRTTIADVPVGPASADARTPELPDNLLRELPLDLPRDLPRDLLVPRTGTLIVQPLGSPRLAWERRESPQHYPDNDLVVEQRMLAWMPEVPAMGLRVGHLDPMSLDTIPNDAAPLPVQVKEDGERTRLDNGCVRVDVTRDGIVTIATPQRTLHDALRVESCADTGDSYTPSPGVSVRLAVRAVRIRERGPLRAAVDIVWTLGDGSAPGTPRGAIRVTTTLRVNAGSDVVECRVHMHNQRTDHRTRLVWHTDIHDGDVLADAAFGPVVRAPILPSSHAREGVPDGMPLHRWLLQHTRTRGAALLSDGLAEGYVADGKLGVTLLRAIGELSRSSIPERPGHAGWPASTPDAQCQGEYTARVALLLIDDMNELVPAGLAQASDDLLLPLMGETWRDLRMSAVEHETIGDTSLLLAGPSLHGDGLDVSAVTISRHDPAAVILRAVNCLDRDVAGTWRLPFPGPWAATPCRLDETPIGEAMLCEQDMSFSTGPRGIVTFLVRRAPESTL; translated from the coding sequence ATGTCCCACTCCACGCCGCTAGTGGTGTGTGTGGTGTCGCATACACACTGGGACCGGGAGTGGTATCATCCCCTGCCGCGGTTCCGGCAGCGGCTGGTCGCGCTCATCGATGCCTTGCTGGCCGATGACGGCGGGGGCCCCTTCCTGCTCGATGGGCAGGCGATCACGCTGCTCGACTATCTGACCGTGCGGCCGGAGCGGTTCGAACGGCTGGCGGCGGCGCTGCGTGACGGCTGCCTGGAGGCCGGCCCGTGGTTCGTGCTGGCCGACAACCTCATTCCCGGCGGCGAAGCGATCGTCCGCAATCTCGAAGCCGGTCGGCGTGTGCTGGGCCGCTTTGGCGCGCGGGCTCCGCAGGTGGCCTACTGTCCGGATACCTTCGGACACCCGGCCGCGCTTCCGCAGATCGCAGCCGGCTTTGGACTGCCGGTGGCGGTCGTGTGGCGCGGAGCGGGCGGTGCTTCTCTGCCACCCACCGACGCGTTCGAATGGAGAGGCCCCGATGGCGCGTCGGTGTTCGTGCACCATCTGCCGCCTGACGGCTATGAATTCGGCAGCGCGCTTCCGGTGGAAGCGATGGCGGCGGCGGAGCGCTGGGGTCGGCTGCAGGATCTGTTCGCGCAACGGAATCGCACCGGTGTGGTCCTGCTGCTCAATGGCGCGGATCATCATGCGCGGCAGCCCGATCTTGCGGTGGCGCTCGCGGCGTTGCGGCGGGCTGCCGGGGCCGCGGAGAGCGCTGGAGTCATGGAGACCGCTACGGCAGCGGTGACCACACTGCAGTCTACCACCCTGCAAACCTGGGCCGATCGATTCCACGAGGCGGCGGCCCGTTGTGCGCAGGCCGGGGTCCTGCCGCGGGTCGCGGGTGAACTGCGCGATTCATACGGCTACACCTGGACGCTCGGCGGCACGCTTGCCACGCGTGCCCACCAGAAGCGGCACAATGCCCGGCTCGAGCGGGGACTGCTGCGGGACGTGGAGCCGTGGCTGGCACTGGCGGTGTTGCACGACCGGCTCGGCGCCCATCGTGCGGTGAGTCCATCGGCGCGTCTCACCATGGCCCAGTTGCCGGCGTTGCTGGATACCGCGTGGGAGTCGTTGCTGGCCATGCATCCGCACGACACGCTGTGCGGCTGTTCGGTGGACGCGGTCGCGCGGGCCATGGACGTGGCGCAGGAAGGCGTGGCGGAGCAGGGACGCGGACTTCGCGAGGCCGCGTTGCAGTTGGCGCTGGAGCACGACGTGGTCGACGCCCGGTCACGCGCGCTCACACCCGGAGAGGCGCCCGTGGTGATACGCAACCGCGCCGCCCGGGCGCGCGGAGGGCTGACCCATCTCACGCTCCGCACCACCATCGCCGATGTACCGGTGGGGCCGGCCAGTGCCGATGCGCGGACACCTGAACTGCCGGACAATCTGCTGCGCGAGCTGCCACTGGATCTGCCACGCGATCTGCCACGCGATCTTCTCGTGCCCCGCACCGGTACGCTGATCGTTCAGCCGCTGGGTTCACCCAGGTTGGCCTGGGAGCGGCGGGAGTCGCCGCAGCACTATCCGGACAACGATCTCGTGGTCGAACAGCGGATGCTCGCGTGGATGCCGGAGGTGCCGGCGATGGGGCTGCGGGTGGGACATCTGGACCCCATGTCACTGGACACCATACCGAACGATGCGGCGCCGCTGCCCGTGCAGGTGAAGGAGGACGGGGAGCGCACCCGGCTCGACAATGGGTGTGTGCGCGTCGACGTGACGCGTGACGGCATCGTCACGATCGCCACGCCGCAACGGACGCTGCACGACGCCCTGCGCGTGGAATCGTGCGCTGATACGGGCGACAGTTACACCCCGTCGCCTGGTGTGTCCGTACGCCTGGCCGTCCGTGCGGTACGGATTCGTGAACGGGGCCCGCTGCGTGCAGCGGTGGACATCGTGTGGACATTGGGCGATGGCTCGGCGCCAGGCACGCCTCGTGGTGCCATCCGTGTGACCACCACACTCCGCGTGAACGCCGGCAGTGATGTCGTGGAGTGTCGCGTGCACATGCACAATCAGCGCACGGACCATCGCACGCGTTTGGTGTGGCATACCGATATTCACGATGGCGATGTGCTTGCCGATGCCGCATTCGGCCCCGTGGTGCGCGCGCCCATTCTGCCTTCGTCGCATGCCCGTGAAGGCGTGCCGGACGGCATGCCGCTCCATCGCTGGTTGCTGCAGCACACGCGCACCCGCGGCGCCGCGCTGTTGTCCGACGGACTCGCCGAAGGGTATGTGGCCGACGGAAAACTCGGCGTGACGCTCCTGCGCGCCATCGGCGAACTGTCGCGGTCATCCATCCCGGAGCGGCCGGGGCATGCCGGTTGGCCGGCGAGCACTCCGGACGCGCAGTGCCAGGGTGAGTACACTGCGCGGGTGGCGCTGCTGCTGATCGACGACATGAACGAACTCGTGCCCGCCGGGCTCGCTCAGGCGAGCGACGATCTCCTGCTGCCGTTGATGGGGGAGACGTGGCGTGACTTGCGCATGAGCGCCGTAGAGCATGAGACCATCGGAGACACGTCATTGCTGCTCGCCGGTCCGTCACTGCATGGGGATGGGCTCGACGTCAGCGCCGTAACCATTTCACGGCACGATCCCGCGGCCGTGATATTGCGCGCAGTGAACTGCCTCGATCGTGATGTCGCGGGCACCTGGCGCTTGCCGTTTCCGGGACCGTGGGCGGCCACGCCGTGCCGGCTCGATGAAACGCCCATCGGCGAGGCCATGCTCTGTGAGCAGGACATGTCCTTCTCGACGGGTCCGCGGGGGATCGTGACCTTCCTCGTCCGGCGGGCACCCGAAAGCACCCTCTGA
- a CDS encoding peptide ABC transporter substrate-binding protein, translating to MGTSTRKRWARRFRVRARLPIGLMMGLLAGLCSACGAPPRAPGTVVMASGTDLESGNPLITIHPLSRQLQRHAVFVTLVRLDSLLQPEPYAARGWQWDSDRRAVTFTLAPELRWHDGEPMTAHDVAFTFDAAADSALGSPRRADVSIVQRIATPDSQTVRVQFLTPQPTLPLIFAELPIVPRHLLDSVPRARWRSHAFSTNPVGSGPFRFAGRVPGRRWEFVRNEAFPAALGGPPHLARLVVAVVDEAATKFAGLVSGELDLAGVSPAMAHLVARDSLLRLLTPPVLFSQVLAFNTTRSPFDDVRVRRAVSLSIDRARLVQAAVAGYATPATGAIPPGLPFSDVVSESDADSNAGADAARSARLAAQMQADSLLDASGWRRGDVTGAATNASVKGTRTRDGMPLRITLLTVGSGDMAVEQLVQADLAARGIEVSIRVMELATFLGTVRHADKAHQGEYDMAVTGIPGDIGLGHLSAMFATRQRGGALDYTGFHDGRLDQALDIARGASLTEQGAAWRSVDRLLAESMPVAWLYHARGVQGVSRRLQHVVMDLRGELTSVTQWTRE from the coding sequence ATGGGAACGTCAACCCGGAAACGATGGGCGCGGCGCTTCCGGGTGCGCGCGCGGCTTCCGATCGGACTGATGATGGGGCTGCTGGCCGGCCTGTGCTCGGCGTGTGGGGCGCCGCCGCGTGCACCGGGCACCGTGGTGATGGCATCGGGAACCGATCTCGAATCGGGCAATCCGCTGATCACCATTCATCCGCTGTCCCGACAGTTGCAGCGCCATGCCGTGTTCGTGACGCTCGTGCGGCTGGACAGCCTACTGCAGCCGGAGCCCTATGCGGCGCGGGGATGGCAGTGGGACAGCGACCGACGCGCGGTGACCTTCACGCTTGCCCCCGAGTTACGCTGGCATGACGGTGAGCCCATGACCGCGCACGACGTGGCGTTCACATTCGACGCCGCGGCCGACTCCGCCCTGGGATCGCCGCGCCGGGCGGATGTGTCCATCGTGCAGCGCATCGCGACCCCGGACAGTCAGACGGTGCGTGTGCAGTTCCTGACACCGCAACCCACGCTGCCGCTCATCTTTGCCGAACTGCCCATCGTGCCACGACACCTGCTGGACAGCGTCCCACGCGCGCGGTGGCGGTCACACGCGTTCTCCACGAATCCGGTGGGCAGCGGACCATTCCGGTTTGCCGGTCGTGTCCCCGGTCGCCGATGGGAGTTCGTACGCAATGAGGCATTCCCCGCCGCGCTGGGCGGTCCCCCACATCTCGCACGACTGGTGGTGGCCGTGGTCGACGAGGCGGCGACCAAGTTCGCCGGGCTGGTGAGTGGGGAGCTCGATCTGGCTGGTGTGTCTCCCGCCATGGCCCATCTGGTCGCGCGGGACTCATTGCTGCGGTTGCTCACGCCGCCGGTGCTGTTCTCGCAGGTGCTGGCGTTCAACACCACACGATCGCCGTTCGACGATGTGCGTGTGCGTCGAGCCGTGTCCCTGTCGATCGACCGCGCGCGACTGGTGCAGGCGGCCGTGGCCGGTTACGCCACACCGGCGACGGGGGCGATTCCACCGGGCTTGCCATTCTCCGATGTCGTGTCGGAGAGCGACGCCGACTCCAATGCCGGTGCGGATGCCGCGCGATCGGCACGTCTCGCCGCGCAGATGCAGGCCGACTCGCTGCTGGACGCCAGCGGATGGCGACGCGGCGACGTCACGGGCGCGGCCACGAACGCGAGCGTCAAGGGCACGCGCACGCGCGATGGCATGCCATTGCGCATCACACTGCTCACGGTCGGCAGCGGCGACATGGCCGTCGAACAACTGGTGCAGGCCGATCTCGCGGCACGTGGTATCGAGGTCTCCATCCGCGTGATGGAGCTCGCCACATTTCTCGGCACGGTACGTCACGCGGACAAGGCTCACCAGGGCGAATACGACATGGCCGTCACCGGTATCCCGGGCGACATCGGTCTCGGGCATCTGTCCGCGATGTTCGCCACGCGTCAGCGGGGCGGGGCACTCGACTACACGGGCTTTCACGACGGGCGGTTGGACCAGGCACTCGATATCGCACGTGGCGCTTCGCTGACGGAGCAGGGGGCGGCCTGGCGCAGCGTCGACCGCCTGCTCGCCGAATCCATGCCGGTCGCGTGGCTCTATCACGCGCGGGGCGTGCAGGGTGTCTCACGCCGTTTGCAGCATGTCGTGATGGATCTGCGCGGTGAACTGACCTCGGTGACGCAGTGGACCCGCGAATGA
- a CDS encoding VTT domain-containing protein has product MEFLTQFFDRLRDLPALVQWAGYFGLTLIIFAETGLLVGFFLPGDSLLVTAGLLAADPAFGLNVWLLGAILTVAAIVGDTVGYNVGKTAGPRIFTREDSLFFHKDHLLRAQAFYEKHGGKTIIIARFMPIVRTFAPVVAGVGRMEYRAFLTYNVIGGVLWIWSMLLTGWVLARTVPTVADHVEKVILVVVFLSILPGIIAWLKERRRVRA; this is encoded by the coding sequence TTGGAGTTCCTGACTCAGTTTTTCGACCGGCTGCGCGATCTGCCGGCGCTGGTGCAGTGGGCCGGTTACTTCGGTCTCACCCTCATCATTTTCGCCGAAACGGGACTGCTGGTGGGATTCTTCCTGCCGGGCGACTCGCTGCTGGTGACGGCTGGCCTGCTCGCGGCTGACCCCGCCTTCGGCCTCAACGTGTGGCTGCTCGGCGCCATTCTCACGGTGGCGGCCATCGTTGGCGACACTGTGGGGTACAACGTCGGCAAGACCGCGGGTCCCCGCATCTTCACGCGCGAGGATTCCCTGTTCTTTCACAAGGATCACCTGCTGCGTGCCCAGGCCTTCTACGAGAAACACGGCGGCAAGACGATCATCATTGCCCGGTTCATGCCGATCGTCCGCACGTTCGCGCCGGTCGTCGCCGGCGTGGGACGCATGGAGTATCGTGCGTTCCTCACGTACAACGTCATCGGGGGCGTGCTCTGGATCTGGAGCATGCTGCTCACGGGGTGGGTCCTCGCCCGCACCGTGCCCACGGTGGCCGACCACGTCGAGAAGGTCATTCTCGTGGTGGTGTTCCTGTCGATCCTGCCCGGGATCATCGCCTGGCTGAAAGAGCGCCGTCGTGTGCGCGCCTGA
- a CDS encoding ABC transporter permease — MRRFSLRVFDALVLLWLVISITFALIHLAPGDPATLLIAPTASADEAARLRTQLGLDAPLPVQYVRWVLDVLRGDLGVSLTRAMPVTAVIAEALPVSLFLGGVSLAITFLAGTLLGVWQALRASTMLDRAMSVLGTVLYAAPSFWLALALVTLFTSGVVWLELPAWMRLPAFGMQDPGADVPTWMDRWRHAVLPLLVLSVPGVAGVTRFARQSFREAAESPHVTSATARGLSQPRVEWHHVVRNALTPLVVLFGLTLPGVIAGSVFVEQVFAWPGLGRTMLQAIAGRDYPVVLGLTLVYAATVITSNLLADVLLWWLDPRRRTA, encoded by the coding sequence GTGCGCCGATTCTCATTGCGCGTGTTCGACGCGCTCGTGCTGCTCTGGCTCGTCATCTCCATCACCTTCGCGCTCATCCATCTGGCGCCGGGTGATCCGGCGACGTTGCTGATTGCGCCCACCGCATCGGCCGACGAGGCAGCGCGCCTGAGAACCCAACTGGGGCTCGACGCCCCGCTTCCGGTGCAATATGTGCGCTGGGTGCTGGACGTGCTGCGGGGCGATCTCGGCGTCAGTCTCACGCGGGCCATGCCGGTCACCGCGGTGATCGCGGAAGCACTGCCGGTGTCGCTGTTCCTGGGCGGCGTGTCGCTGGCCATCACCTTCCTGGCCGGCACGCTGCTGGGCGTGTGGCAGGCGTTGCGCGCATCGACGATGCTGGATCGTGCGATGTCGGTGCTGGGCACCGTGCTGTATGCCGCCCCCAGCTTCTGGCTCGCGCTGGCGCTCGTCACGCTGTTCACATCGGGGGTGGTCTGGCTGGAGCTTCCGGCCTGGATGCGGCTCCCCGCCTTCGGCATGCAGGACCCGGGCGCCGACGTGCCCACCTGGATGGATCGGTGGCGACATGCGGTGTTGCCGCTGCTGGTGCTCAGTGTGCCCGGCGTGGCCGGTGTGACCCGGTTCGCGCGACAGAGTTTTCGTGAAGCCGCCGAATCGCCGCACGTGACCAGCGCCACGGCGCGTGGGCTCTCGCAACCGCGTGTGGAGTGGCATCACGTCGTCCGCAATGCGCTCACGCCGCTGGTCGTGCTCTTCGGACTCACGTTGCCGGGCGTGATCGCGGGTTCGGTGTTCGTCGAGCAGGTGTTCGCCTGGCCCGGGCTCGGACGCACCATGCTGCAGGCCATCGCCGGTCGCGACTATCCGGTGGTGCTGGGTCTCACGCTCGTGTACGCGGCCACGGTGATCACCTCCAATCTGCTGGCGGACGTGCTGCTATGGTGGCTCGATCCGCGGCGGCGCACGGCGTGA
- a CDS encoding superoxide dismutase has product MAFTLPALPYAPDALEPHIDAQTMNIHHGKHHQAYVTNLNAAIEKAPELASWSLDDLCRRINEVPEAVRTAVRNNGGGHWNHSLFWELMAPKAGGEPSGDLGAAITKAFGSFATFKEQFQAAGMGRFGSGWAWLVSTDGNLSIVSTPNQDNPLMEGKHALLGVDVWEHAYYLKYQNRRADYLGAWWNVVNWAAVAKRYAAK; this is encoded by the coding sequence ATGGCTTTTACTCTGCCCGCGTTGCCGTACGCGCCCGATGCGCTCGAGCCCCATATCGACGCACAGACGATGAACATTCACCACGGCAAGCATCACCAGGCTTACGTCACCAATCTCAATGCCGCGATCGAGAAGGCGCCCGAACTGGCGTCGTGGTCGCTGGATGATCTTTGCCGTCGCATCAACGAAGTGCCGGAAGCGGTGCGCACCGCCGTGCGCAACAACGGCGGTGGACACTGGAACCACTCACTCTTCTGGGAGCTGATGGCGCCCAAGGCGGGTGGTGAACCCTCGGGTGATCTGGGCGCCGCGATCACGAAGGCCTTCGGGTCGTTCGCGACGTTCAAGGAGCAGTTCCAGGCGGCTGGCATGGGACGTTTCGGCTCGGGCTGGGCCTGGCTCGTCTCCACCGATGGCAATCTCTCCATCGTGAGCACGCCCAATCAGGACAATCCGCTCATGGAAGGCAAGCACGCGCTCCTCGGTGTCGACGTGTGGGAGCACGCGTACTACCTCAAGTACCAGAACCGTCGCGCCGACTATCTCGGCGCGTGGTGGAACGTCGTGAACTGGGCAGCCGTCGCCAAGCGTTACGCCGCGAAATAG